A genomic stretch from Actinomycetota bacterium includes:
- a CDS encoding type II toxin-antitoxin system death-on-curing family toxin, translating to MEPVFLTRDEVIALHIAQIEAFGGAHGVRDEGLLESALAMPGAGFGDDYLHRDVFEMAAAYLFHLVMNHPFVDGNKRTGLHAADVFLRVNGWDSSMEPDALYELVIAVTEGRADKPVIAAAFREHSVPRAE from the coding sequence GTGGAGCCGGTGTTCCTCACGCGCGACGAGGTCATCGCGCTTCACATCGCCCAGATCGAGGCGTTCGGCGGCGCGCACGGCGTCCGCGACGAGGGACTGCTGGAGTCGGCGCTCGCGATGCCGGGCGCCGGCTTCGGGGACGACTACCTCCATCGCGACGTGTTCGAGATGGCCGCCGCGTACCTGTTCCACCTCGTGATGAACCACCCGTTCGTCGACGGGAATAAGCGCACCGGCCTACATGCAGCCGACGTGTTCCTGCGCGTGAACGGGTGGGATTCCTCGATGGAGCCGGACGCGCTCTACGAACTGGTCATCGCCGTGACCGAGGGGCGGGCGGACAAGCCGGTGATCGCGGCGGCGTTCCGCGAGCACTCGGTGCCACGGGCGGAGTAG